In Glycine max cultivar Williams 82 chromosome 7, Glycine_max_v4.0, whole genome shotgun sequence, a single window of DNA contains:
- the LOC100776592 gene encoding probable sphingolipid transporter spinster homolog 2 isoform X1 yields MAQQQEHEGKPESSLEPDMGTNSTMIPSTSWFTPKRLLAIFCVINLLNYLDRGAIASNGVNGSQRTCEGGTCKSGTGIQGDFNLNNFEDGVLSSAFMVGLLVASPIFASLAKSVNPFRLIGVGLSVWTLATLCCGFSFNFWSIAVCRMLVGVGEASFISLAAPFIDDNAPVSQKTAWLAIFYMCIPAGYAIGYIYGGLVGNHFGWRYGFWVEAILMSPFAILGFVMKPLQLKGFAPTDSEKALTLGTVASEVSDVGASNGKDEALSLKAEFRDKSSHEPSRSKCTILDQFSRFLKDMKELLLDKVFVVNVLGYIAYNFVIGAYSYWGPKAGYSIYNMTNADMMFGGITVVCGILGTVAGGFVLDFMTNTISNAFKLLSIATFIGGACCFGAFLFKSQYGFLALFAVGELLVFATQGPVNYVCLHCVKPSLRPLSMAMSTVAIHIFGDVPSSPLVGLMQDKINNWRTTALILTTIFFPAAAIWFIGIFLPSVDRFNEDSEHEVSSVERTSTAPLLEENTAETSASGQSREC; encoded by the exons aTGGCACAACAACAGGAACATGAAGGAAAGCCTGAGTCTTCTTTGGAACCAGACATGGGCACCAACTCCACCATGATTCCGTCAACTTCATGGTTTACACCAAagag GTTACTGGCTATATTTTGTGTGATTAACTTGTTAAACTATTTGGACCGAGGAGCGATAGCAAGCAATGGGGTCAATGGAAGTCAACGAACTTGTGAAGGTGGAACCTGCAAATCTGGAACAGGAATACA GGGGGATTTTAACTTGAACAATTTTGAGGATGGAGTTCTATCATCTGCTTTTATGGTTGGACTTCTTGTGGCTTCTCCAATATTTGCTTCTCTAGCAAAGAG TGTAAACCCATTTAGACTTATTGGAGTGGGATTATCagtttggacccttgcaacctTATGTTGTGGATTCTCTTTCAATTTCTGGTCCATTGCAGTCTGTCGCAT GCTAGTTGGtgttggtgaggcttcatttatAAGTCTTGCAGCACCTTTCATTGATGACAATGCCCCAGTTTCACAG AAAACGGCGTGGCTTGCGATATTTTACATGTGTATACCAGCAGGATATGCAATTGGCTACATCTATGGTGGTTTG GTTGGAAATCATTTTGGTTGGCGTTATGGATTTTGGGTGGAAGCTATATTGATGTCTCCATTTGCTATTTTGGGATTTGTTATGAAGCCTTTGCAGTTAAAAG GTTTTGCCCCTACTGATTCAGAAAAGGCACTGACACTGGGGACAGTTGCATCAGAAGTTTCAG ATGTGGGGGCTTCAAATGGAAAAGATGAAGCATTGTCCTTGAAGGCAGAGTTCAGAGACAAAAGCTCACATGAACCTTCCAG GTCAAAATGCACAATATTAGATCAGTTCTCAAGATTTCTGAAAGACATGAAAGAACTTTTGCTTGATAAAGTTTTTGTTGTCAATGTTCTAG GTTACATAGCATACAACTTTGTAATAGGTGCTTACTCATATTGGGGCCCTAAAGCTGGTTATAGTATATATAACATG ACTAATGCAGATATGATGTTTGGAGGAATTACTGTTGTATGTGGAATATTGGGCACCGTAGCAGGAGGCTTTGTTCTTGATTTCATGACTAACACAATATCAAATGCATTTAAG CTTCTCTCAATAGCAACATTTATTGGTGGTGCATGCTGTTTTGGTGCTTTCTTATTTAAAAGCCAGTATGGCTTCCTTGCCCTTTTTGCTGTTGGTGAACTACTTGTTTTTGCCACTCAG ggTCCTGTGAATTATGTATGTCTCCATTGTGTTAAACCAAGTTTGAGGCCGCTGTCTATGGCTATGTCTACTGTTGCTATTCATATCTTTGGAGATGTACCTTCCTCACCTCTTGTTGGACTTATGCAG gataaaattaataactggAGAACGACCGCATTGATTCTAACAACTATATTCTTTCCAGCAGCAGCAATATGGTTCATAG GAATATTTTTGCCCAGTGTGGATAGATTTAATGAAGATAGTGAGCATGAAGTATCAAGCGTGGAAAGGACAAGCACGGCACCATTGCTTGAAGAGAACACTGCTGAAACATCAGCATCTGGTCAATCCCGAGAATGCTGA
- the LOC100776592 gene encoding probable sphingolipid transporter spinster homolog 2 isoform X2, whose amino-acid sequence MGTNSTMIPSTSWFTPKRLLAIFCVINLLNYLDRGAIASNGVNGSQRTCEGGTCKSGTGIQGDFNLNNFEDGVLSSAFMVGLLVASPIFASLAKSVNPFRLIGVGLSVWTLATLCCGFSFNFWSIAVCRMLVGVGEASFISLAAPFIDDNAPVSQKTAWLAIFYMCIPAGYAIGYIYGGLVGNHFGWRYGFWVEAILMSPFAILGFVMKPLQLKGFAPTDSEKALTLGTVASEVSDVGASNGKDEALSLKAEFRDKSSHEPSRSKCTILDQFSRFLKDMKELLLDKVFVVNVLGYIAYNFVIGAYSYWGPKAGYSIYNMTNADMMFGGITVVCGILGTVAGGFVLDFMTNTISNAFKLLSIATFIGGACCFGAFLFKSQYGFLALFAVGELLVFATQGPVNYVCLHCVKPSLRPLSMAMSTVAIHIFGDVPSSPLVGLMQDKINNWRTTALILTTIFFPAAAIWFIGIFLPSVDRFNEDSEHEVSSVERTSTAPLLEENTAETSASGQSREC is encoded by the exons ATGGGCACCAACTCCACCATGATTCCGTCAACTTCATGGTTTACACCAAagag GTTACTGGCTATATTTTGTGTGATTAACTTGTTAAACTATTTGGACCGAGGAGCGATAGCAAGCAATGGGGTCAATGGAAGTCAACGAACTTGTGAAGGTGGAACCTGCAAATCTGGAACAGGAATACA GGGGGATTTTAACTTGAACAATTTTGAGGATGGAGTTCTATCATCTGCTTTTATGGTTGGACTTCTTGTGGCTTCTCCAATATTTGCTTCTCTAGCAAAGAG TGTAAACCCATTTAGACTTATTGGAGTGGGATTATCagtttggacccttgcaacctTATGTTGTGGATTCTCTTTCAATTTCTGGTCCATTGCAGTCTGTCGCAT GCTAGTTGGtgttggtgaggcttcatttatAAGTCTTGCAGCACCTTTCATTGATGACAATGCCCCAGTTTCACAG AAAACGGCGTGGCTTGCGATATTTTACATGTGTATACCAGCAGGATATGCAATTGGCTACATCTATGGTGGTTTG GTTGGAAATCATTTTGGTTGGCGTTATGGATTTTGGGTGGAAGCTATATTGATGTCTCCATTTGCTATTTTGGGATTTGTTATGAAGCCTTTGCAGTTAAAAG GTTTTGCCCCTACTGATTCAGAAAAGGCACTGACACTGGGGACAGTTGCATCAGAAGTTTCAG ATGTGGGGGCTTCAAATGGAAAAGATGAAGCATTGTCCTTGAAGGCAGAGTTCAGAGACAAAAGCTCACATGAACCTTCCAG GTCAAAATGCACAATATTAGATCAGTTCTCAAGATTTCTGAAAGACATGAAAGAACTTTTGCTTGATAAAGTTTTTGTTGTCAATGTTCTAG GTTACATAGCATACAACTTTGTAATAGGTGCTTACTCATATTGGGGCCCTAAAGCTGGTTATAGTATATATAACATG ACTAATGCAGATATGATGTTTGGAGGAATTACTGTTGTATGTGGAATATTGGGCACCGTAGCAGGAGGCTTTGTTCTTGATTTCATGACTAACACAATATCAAATGCATTTAAG CTTCTCTCAATAGCAACATTTATTGGTGGTGCATGCTGTTTTGGTGCTTTCTTATTTAAAAGCCAGTATGGCTTCCTTGCCCTTTTTGCTGTTGGTGAACTACTTGTTTTTGCCACTCAG ggTCCTGTGAATTATGTATGTCTCCATTGTGTTAAACCAAGTTTGAGGCCGCTGTCTATGGCTATGTCTACTGTTGCTATTCATATCTTTGGAGATGTACCTTCCTCACCTCTTGTTGGACTTATGCAG gataaaattaataactggAGAACGACCGCATTGATTCTAACAACTATATTCTTTCCAGCAGCAGCAATATGGTTCATAG GAATATTTTTGCCCAGTGTGGATAGATTTAATGAAGATAGTGAGCATGAAGTATCAAGCGTGGAAAGGACAAGCACGGCACCATTGCTTGAAGAGAACACTGCTGAAACATCAGCATCTGGTCAATCCCGAGAATGCTGA